A region from the Papaver somniferum cultivar HN1 unplaced genomic scaffold, ASM357369v1 unplaced-scaffold_125, whole genome shotgun sequence genome encodes:
- the LOC113331443 gene encoding uncharacterized protein LOC113331443 isoform X2, with the protein MVDVNFGREIMEVDSSSEGSFGSGRHLESTATQMVDGTINSSPRMEITPSVGSPQLDVDPGVDSPQLVEMTSITEPDSQSIAVDLTPFFVTNQVFDSREAIIEWCQEVGKKNNTVLVISHSKRTLKGKGSRITLGCERSGWYTDHKKKSLNPNLLSQGKERAELESVVVLFN; encoded by the exons ATGGTGGATGTAAATTTTGGGAGAGAAATTATGGAGGTCGATTCTTCTTCTGAGGGCTCCTTTGGTTCTGGCAGGCACTTGGAATCAACAGCGACTCAG ATGGTGGATGGAACGATTAACAGTAGTCCACGTATGGAGATAACTCCAAGTGTTGGTAGTCCACAACTAGATGTGGATCCAGGGGTTGATAGTCCGCAACTAGTAGAGATGACATCGATAACTGAACCAGATTCCCAATCGATAGCTGTTGATTTGACACCTTTTTTTGTCACCAATCAG GTGTTTGACTCACGCGAAGCCATAATAGAGTGGTGTCAAGAGGTCGGAAAGAAGAACAACACAGTACTTGTGATCTCACACTCAAAGAGAACACTAAAAGGAAAGGGGTCAAGAATTACACTTGGATGTGAAAGAAGTGGTTGGTATACGGACCATAAGAAAAAGAGTTTAAACCCAAACCTCCTGAGCCAAGGAAAAGAAAGAGCAGAACTAGAAAGTGTGGTTGTCCTTTTCAATTGA
- the LOC113331443 gene encoding PKS-NRPS hybrid synthetase CHGG_01239-like isoform X1 produces the protein MLLAKCFPSVLMIDSTCKTNRFKKPLIHIVGISSTGKLFTVAFAFMEAGTEQHYIWALTQLKWMYMPNTLPSLFVTDRESALVNAIDIVFPRSSRLLSTWHLNQQVQANCEKAFEDIEEWEQFLTDWNHVWQAETMDECGDAYADFATKWAPKYPSCIIYLRDTWLIQKEKFALAWTNKIKHFGNTTTKADKEHENLRKYLVSAVDSYNTCWKAMHNMIKDEIAQIKFSFELSLTTLNQEHLSPALEELRNHVSHKALELVLFEIHCSENLGNEESSCRCFLHSIHGLPCAHELVKYVPQGKAIPLSNIDSHWKQLSIVPTQELYNGFDVLPEFQLLKQKWIQAVEPRRSLLLRKIKDIATFKTRN, from the coding sequence ATGTTATTGGCCAAATGTTTCCCATCGGTTTTAATGATTGATTCCACATGCAAGACTAATAGATTTAAGAAGCCGCTCATTCATATTGTAGGGATTTCTTCAACAGGGAAACTCTTCACAGTTGCATTTGCCTTTATGGAGGCGGGCACAGAACAACATTATATTTGGGCTTTGACGCAGTTGAAATGGATGTATATGCCAAATACATTGCCATCTTTATTTGTCACAGATAGAGAGAGTGCATTGGTAAATGCAATTGATATTGTATTTCCGAGATCAAGTAGGCTGCTTTCCACGTGGCACTTAAATCAGCAGGTGCAGGCCAACTGTGAGAAGGCTTTTGAAGATATTGAAGAGTGGGAACAGTTTCTCACTGATTGGAATCATGTTTGGCAAGCTGAGACGATGGATGAATGTGGCGATGCTTATGCTGATTTTGCAACAAAATGGGCACCAAAATACCCATCATGCATCATATACTTGCGTGATACATGGCTGATACAGAAAGAAAAATTTGCTTTGGCGTGGACAAATAAGATCAAACACTTCGGCAACACTACGACAAAGGCTGACAAAGAGCATGAAAACCTAAGGAAGTATCTAGTTTCTGCTGTAGACAGTTATAATACTTGTTGGAAAGCAATGCACAACATGATAAAAGATGAAATTGCTCAAATTAAATTCTCTTTCGAGCTGAGTCTTACCACATTGAATCAAGAACATTTGTCACCTGCTTtggaggagttgaggaaccatGTATCTCATAAGGCTTTGGAGCTTGTATTGTTTGAAATTCATTGTTCAGAAAACCTTGGCAACGAAGAGTCCTCGTGCAGGTGTTTCCTCCACTCTATACACGGACTTCCTTGTGCACATGAGTTGGTAAAATATGTTCCTCAGGGTAAGGCTATCCCTCTGTCAAACATTGACTCACACTGGAAGCAACTTTCAATTGTTCCGACACAAGAGCTATATAATGGATTTGATGTCCTACCGGAATTTCAATTGTTGAAACAGAAATGGATACAAGCAGTGGAACCCAGACGTTCCTTACTGTTAAGAAAGATAAAGGACATTGCAACATTCAAAACCCGGAATTAA